In Oryza sativa Japonica Group chromosome 8, ASM3414082v1, the sequence ATCGAGTGTTCCACGCTTGATTTGGGCCGGATGGGCTCCGCGTCAGCCTAAAAGTCAATTTGgaatttgtttatttatttaattcaaAGGCATAATTCAAACGTATATACCATATTTTATGAGTATCTTCGGAATAAATCTATAACTTACACCTAAGTGAGCTAGTTACATCACAGGAAACATAACCAGTTAAGTTACCTTCACTTCGCGTCAATTTGAAATTCTAGATGCTTAGGGATGATTtggtcaaaatttcaaaaaaccACCCCACTAGTCCTCCTCAAACCAAACACTCTAAAAAAATGAGTTCGTGTTTATCTCGCCTCTTTAGCCAAATACATGCCGGAAGTACAAGCTTGTGGTCAATTCTAGCTTACATATTTACTACCATCATAATCATGACAGAAATACAAATAAATCGACCAAGAGATATCACCGACATATGCTAGTTCATCTAGATTATAGTTTTGCACCTAATATAGACTCGACACTATGAGAAATATGCATTCAATAGAATGTTGTGGGTAAATGGGCATCCATGAGTTGGCAAATATGCATGGTATAATTCGTGAAGGGATGTAAGGTGGGATCCACTTGTGTGGTAGCAATTGGTAGAATCCACCATTGATCCTATAGATGGGCATACCTATTTTAaatgagatttgctccggtccaacaaaaaatatctcgaggtaccggtacctcacggtaccaaatcctGCCCAATTAGATTGAACGATCAGAAACGATTTGGTACTGTggggtaccggtacctcgaggtactttttgttggaccggagaAAATCTCATTTTAAATTATGAAATAAAAGAGAATCGAAGATGATAAGCTGTAGGTCAAGAGTATGAGAATTTGTTATTTGATGAGTGTGGGGTATTCTCTCTCCTTTTGTAACCTATTGCTATGCTTGATGCCTATTCTTTGGACTGGCTAGCAAAAGTTGTGTAATGTATAGGATTGATCTCGTCATCTTCTATCTCTTCCATGACCTTTTAAAAGTACTGTTTTACATACTGCTCAGTTTGTACAACTCATATACAACTAGAGAAATACACCATAgatcaattaaataaaagtaTGTTCATATACACTCCAACCATTTACAACCGTTGATCATACTCAGTCGCACTGAGTTGGACGGTATGCATAGCAATTTCCCCCTTAAAATCTGACGTTAGGTGTGCTCTAAGATTCGTAGTTAGATTCCACGTTCTTACGGCCACACTTTATCAAACTTCGCTTCACCTTGTTTCTGAATTGTCTGCTTTCTTGCCACGGTGTTCAAGTATTTGAGGTTCGTATGTTATACGCACATATTTTTATGAAACTTTAATAATATATACAAAATTAAGCTACCGTCTTCACACTAAGGACTGCATACGAGCCGTATCAATTTTCGAGAGGCGAAAAGGAAGAACCGACCACACACCATCAACAGTTTATAATTTGCAAAACTAATCAAATTCGCACAAAAAAAAGTGTGGGCGTGTTTGGTTGATTGCAAAATAAACcatgccaaaaaaaacaaaaggataaTGAAAAGCATCTTAGGTTCATTTGGTTTGTACCCAAAATTTTGAAAAGGCTAAACAACAAACCTAGCTTGCCAAAAACTTAGCATTGCCAATTTTTTGGTTTACCAATAGTTTGATAAGGTTAACAATAGGTATAATCTTAAAAAGCCCTATGACAATATAATTATCTAAATGTTGAATTAGCCCAGTTAGTAAGTGTGTTGAATTAGCCCACGACTTGCTAGTTCCATTGGCCTGCTAGGAAGGATAACAGTGTAACCTTGATTTAAACTGACTCCAGCTGTTCATGAAAGACCTTCCCATTTCTGATGTGTCCTATCGTCATTTTATTAAGGCATAACGTGTTCATTTCGCGTTCTGATTCCTGTAGTTACAACTCGACTTGGTACATGCACGGCGCAATCAAAATATTCATTATGGTTTATGAAGGACTGGAAGAGTAATGGAAAaaaatcttcttcttcttcttcttcttcttctttgaaaAAAATCCGCAATTAAACTATGGAAGTACTGCTAGCCTCTGCATTAACAAACGGCAAAGAAACAGGTGCCCAAGAACTCCTTCCAAACGGCAAAGAAATCCAGTTTGATGCCGACTTTGCAGGAAGCTTCCCATATACACATTGTTTAGAATTTCTCTCAGTTGGCACACACAAAAACAACTAATTAAACTTTGAAAGCTTgaatagaaaataaataaaaaaatctcGAACGAATattgtttttcaaaaagaaagatgaaaaacaGCCATGGCTGGCCAAACAGTGTTCCAGGCAGCCCATCCTCCCCCTTTACAGCTCGCATGGCCATTTCCAATTGATCCAAATGATCTGTCAATTATCACTAAGCACTTTGTACATCTATTGGACAGCTCTCTTATAATAGGACGCTttcctcttatcaatccagactccaattaattaacataatcCTTTGCAGACATCAGTTTATCTCTTGTAGTGTCTTCACTCTTCAGGGTCATGTGTTATAAAATGATTTTTGAGCCATTGTACTCTCACTGTCACTGGAAGAAGCCAATCAAAGCAGCAGCCAAATCTTGCATCCAAAACAAAGCAATGCAATGGCACATTTGGGTCCAGTCCAGCCACCTTACTAATAAGCAAAGCTTGTTTATGGTTGGAGTCTGCTCAGCAGACAAGCAATCTAGACAAGCACTTCCTTTTATACCAGATGATCCAGGATTCATCAACTGTCAGCTCACAccaacctaaaaataatcttcTTTGGCATTCTATTACTAGGGAGGGTTTAGTCTTAAATTATGCTTATGCTTTGACATTACTACAGTATATTCACTATATACAAGAAATCAAGATTCAAGATTGCAATTATGCAGAGAAGGACATGCACAAACTTGCAAGCAACAACTAGTAAATGAACACTAGAGACATTGACACCTATGTACACATTGTCTGACATAATAGAACAAATTAGCAGTACAGAGTGCAGACACACACATACTACTCCTATATGCACCAGATTCCAACAACTCACAATCAGTCTCTAGTAAGTTTAAACCCAGCCATCCAAAGTGACAAATCACCAAGCAATTACGCGAAAATGAAATGAGAACACAGCATGGTTCAACACTCTGATGAgcagagagtttttttttttagctcaAGAAGCGAATTTCAATCGATGCATACTGATCGCCATTGATGGGCATTCGGTGGTGTCTGGGCAGGAGGAGCCGCCGCCCAGCTCGCGGCGCGCCGGCGATGGACCGGCACGGATGAACCGGCGATGCCGTTGACGTTGCGTGCACTGTTCATGAAGTCCGGCAGGTCGCGCTCGCTGTCGTCGCCCAGGCCGAGCACGACGCGCAGCGCCTTCCGCGCCATCTCCTTGTGCGCGCCGGCGGGCGCTCGCTCGGAGATGAGGATGAGGGGTCGGTCCGCGCCGGCCGCTCTGGCGAGCCCCCGGAACCGCGGGTTCCCCCTGCTCATGCCGAACAATGCCACGACGCAGAGCTCCTCCAGCTCGGAGCGGTGGGTGTCGTCGGAGAGGATGGCGGAGACCGTCGCCACGGCGCCCGTGTCCATCAGCGCGGCCCGGCCTTCCGCGCACTTGGCCAGGTTGCAGATCACCATGAGCGCCAGCCGGCGGATGGGCATGGGCTCGGCTGTGGTGGAGTCCGACGCGATGGAGAGCAGGTTCTTGGCCGCGGCCGGGGCGCGGGCGAGCTTGGATTGGTTCacggcggagagggagaggtgatACAGCGCCATGCCGGcgtcgcggcgcgcgcgcggggcgtgGTCTCGGGATGTGAAGAGGTCGAGTAGTGGCTGGACGGCGCCGAGAACGCCGATGGCGGCGCGGTTCTCCTCGTCCAGCGCGAGGCCGAAGAGCGCGCCGGCCGCGTGCTCGCAGGCCTCCGGTGATGCGGTGCCCAAGGAGAGCACCTCGACGAGCGCCGTAACGGCGCCCGCGCGGACGATGGGGATCCTGTTCTCCGGCTCGTTGGTGAGGTTGgccagcgccgcggcggcgtcggcgtgcgcCTTGGGTGTGTGCCGCTTGGAGTGCAGCACGCGGCGAAGCGCGGCGAGTAGCCGCGGCACGCAGAGCgctcgcctcctctcctcgctcTCCCGCGTCTCCCGCAGcagcaccgccatggccgcctccaCCTGATCCTCGTCCCCTTTCTCTACCACCttcgccaccaccatcaccacctcctcctcctcctccttcgcttCAGCGACCCGCAGCACCgccacctccttctcctcctccgcttcAGCGACACGCAACACCGccacctccttctccttctccatctcctcctccgcttCAGCGACCCGCAACTCCGCCACCTCCTTCGCGCGCGGGACCTCCACCGTAGCCATCTCCGACGACGACCCGGACGAAGACGTGGACGCGGCGGACGCCCGGGAGGAGCACGACAGGTTGGACGACGACCTCGCGggcaccatcgccgccaccgtcgttgtcctcgccgcagccgcaggCACCGCGCGGAggagcgccgcctcccgcgcctccgcggcggaaggcggcgcaggcggcgcgcgCCCGTGCCGCGCGCACCACGTCCGTATGGCCGCCCTGAGCGCGTCGTTGGGTATCGcggccgccgttgccgccgaggCGCCGGGCGGGCAGAGCGAGAGGCCCGCGCACGCGTCGACGCAGGCGCGCTCGTACGTCCTCCCCGGCGGCAGGATGACCGGGTCGGCCATGGGTGCCCCCGAGATCGGGCACAGGAACTCctccggcatcacctcctcctcctcctccttccccgggGCCGGAGCCACAGCCACTGGCGCCGGCGGagggggcggcagcggcggcttgcGCTTGGCGGAGTGGAAGGGCGGGAGCAGCAGCTTCCACcgccgcgcgcggggagccccCATGGCTGCCTCTCGATCGCCtcctcgtcgcggcggcggcggcggcggcggcgtgggtgtGTTTTCCTCCGGGGGGTTTGTGTGGGGGGAGTACTTAAGTATGGGTTGgggactgacaggtggggccggggGGGAGAGGTGACTTAGCATGGAAGGGACGACGGGTCAATCGATCGATTGGCTAGAGTAGTTCGTTACACTGGGCTGCGGGCGGACCAGGTCGAGGGATGTTGCGGTtgggcgcgcgcacgcgggcGGGTCGGGTCGGGGTCGGGGGCGCGGGAAAAGGTGAAAAAAGGTGGCGAGGTGGGaggggttggggttggggtgCGCCCGTGCAGGGGAGTCGTTttcgcgggggagaggggaggaatcGTAGCGGCGCCGCACAGAAAACCAACCAGACCAGGGTGTAGTAGCAGAGCAGAACGGCGTCTACAGTGCATGCAAAGGAAACGAGTACCAACGATGGAGAACGAGGGTTAGGTTTctctttgtgttttttttttctaaggcaATTTGTTCTCCGAGGTAGGTAGAGAGGGgtatgatgaattgatgatatCAAAGAAGGCGTGGCTAGCTAAATTTTGAAACACACAAATTTTGAAGGATAATTTTTTAGGACTGAATTATATGTTACGAAGATATCGAGATTATTGTATTCCATTCATCATTGGGTTATCTTCTTCATCTAAACCCTACTACTTCTTGTTCAAGAGAAATCCGTGATCGTCTTGTTCAGAAACAAGGGTGCAGTTTGTAGCTGCTCTAGTTGAGCCATCACATCCTATAATGTAgtaataaaaaaacacattaaAACATATGTTGtgataccaaaaaaaaatttcgaTAAAGTGAAGTGTGGTTTGATAACCACAATAGTATTGACGAAGACATAatagaagaggagcttgactcTGAAGGGAAGAGACGGTCAAAATTAGGCCCCATTCGGTTCTGCTAATGACTACTTGATTTTTTACGTGCACGCTTCACAAACCGCTAaacgatatgtttttttttaaaaaaaattcgagaTATAAGTTTTCAtaagaaatcaaataaatccatttgttaagttataattaatatttaattaatcacacgctaaagATTCATTTCGTTTTGGGTGCCGCTCTTATGCACAGCCAAAGTGCTCCACCGAACGGAGCTAAGTAGTAGCATCTTGTAAAACCAATCCACAACACTAACACTATACTCCATGTCTCGAAAAGAATATAATCCTGAgatatgtccaaattcatctgTAAAATTgggttttttataggacggatggATTACACGATAAATTTTATTGCAATAATAGTGTAATGCACAATACTATTGAAGAAAGAACTATTGTAGCAATAGTGTCCGATTAGTTATTTTGTATTCCAAAATGTAGTAGCATCGGTGCTATAGCAAATGTCAAAAACCATCCATCCATCTTCGCTACCGCGGATCCATTTCAACCGATAACTATTCAATTATGGCGAGATACGATTACGGTATAGGCATGATGCCATAGAAAATTCGAAGGTGTGGGCTAGGGCTACAGGCAGTAGTAAACAATCATGCACTCCACAAACGTATCAGCATTTTAGTGGGAAACAAGGTGGTGCCAGCTTCAGAAAAAAATCACCGATGACAGTCTCTGATCGTAACTTATTTCCATGACTTTTGTCAGAAACATTATGCATACAAGATAGTTTAATTCATGTTACTTGGGTGTAGCCGTGTTACCAGGTTGCAACTACTTACTAGTCTCACAATGATTACTATTGGGTAAGAAGAGAACATTTATAGTTTATTACCTGTTAAAATgctacattgtggatgccctccCGTTTACATCTATAGTTCCATCCCGTTTACATCATCAGAACCTCGGATTCGGACTTGGCTAGGCAAAGGACATGCAGCACACTGCATGCACACACGATCCAGCCACACAAAGCCAGATCAGCCAACCCCCTCTTTCGATCTCCTCCTCAACTATCTTGCTATTTGTTGCAGCATTGCTTGCCCCTTGTTGGTGAAAAACTTTGGATATCTCCAGGCGCATCATAGCTGCATGCACGTACTCATTCGGCTTGGCAGGTAGCAGGTACCCTTTTTGGCCTGGGGCGGGCCATGCACTGCATGCAGTGACCACTGATGATCAGTGAGCTGATCACATCCCAGTCCAATTTCCATGGATCTGGCATTATCTTCTACGCCATGGCTCGTCCCTCTTGTGTAAAGCTCTCTTTACCTAACCCCCTCTTCTGCCCCCCTCACAGATCTGTCTCCATGCTTTATACATGTACGTATACAGAGTGTACAAGTACAGTCTGCTCTACGTATATCCATGTCGCTACTACGGTGGTGTTCGTTTCTACTGATGATAAAGGTTAAATAAGGACACGGGAAAAATAattagtgtatgattaattgtgctttaattattataaacttaaaaatagttttatttaatattttaaaacattttttatataaaaagttttcataCTAAATACATagtttaacaatttaaaaaacgtgctaacggcAAATAAGATAAAATCCACAGTATATCTTAACCAAAAAAGAACATGAAACTGTTCATGCAAACCGGTAGCAAATTTGTAAATGTCCCTTATTTATTCCGATCAAATTTTGCTTTGTGACATGCTCCTCCGATGCTTGCATTTCGAATTCCTTGAGTGCCTTCAATTAGAACCCGAATTGTGCACATATTCGTACTGCATCTGCATGCGCACATGTTTAATTTTGATTTATACGGTGTTCAAATTTTGTACACGTTCGGTTAGTGACCATGTTCTGGCGAAGGGGAGAAAAGCCTGACAGTTGGTTGGTATCTCACTGTCGACCCTTCGCCCACATCAGACAGCCACATGTCGACATGGACACATGGTCACTCCGATCTGCGCTGAACGTTCTGCAGATCAacaatatgcatatgcatgcgtcGGCTAGCCCAGCTCCATCTGCTCTCTCCTCCTTGGCCTCTCGGAACCTCTTCTATGCATCCCATGAATTTTACAGAAAATTTTCTTTCACTCCCTCGGAAATTTGCACAGTTAACTACGGTTGTCTTATTTTAACTACAAgttattttaaatatttatattataataaattaaaattgtatggttatatttataACACTACGCACTTCGAAAACAGAATATATTATTgagtatttatatttttttttcttagaaaagaCAAGcggttaaattttaaattttaatagtaCAAATGTCACTTATTTAAGATCAAAGGGAGTCAAAATCTAGAGGAATCAATTTAATCTTCATAGGTGGAATGCTTATACCACATTTAATATAACCCCTCGTTTAAGGTCACTTTTTAACACCTTGGATCATATTAAAATTCGTGCATCAACAATAACCTTATCATTTTTCCTATCTTCCCTTCTCCAGCGATACATGTGAGCTCGCACTCTTGCCTGCCACCCAGCGCGCCGTCTCTTCCTCGGTACTAGCATGATGTACCTATCATCGCTAGGGTTGGAAGCCACCAATAGACAAGGTTTGCAAAACTGTTTTGGGTGGGGTTATCGCCACCCCACGGTAAGGCGGTTATCATGGTAACCGCACCGTTACCATGGTTTCAAAAACTGAGAAAATTACTATACGTGATAACCGTGTGATAACCACATGGTTTTGCAAACCCTGCCAATGGCGCTATCAAGCCCCCAAGTTGTCTTCCTATCCCTCCCTTTCCTCCCTGAGCTGGGCAACAGTGAGTGCCCCTACCCACCATCTTTTCATCTTCGATGGCTCCATTTTCACCAGTGACATCTCCGATACCCTTTCATGTTGACTGGTCAAGATCTCACGCCCCTATGTTAACACCAGCCATCGTCTGTCGATCCGTGGCTTCGCTAACTTCGCAGCCTCCTAACTTCGACCTTTGTTTCACCGTTGGGCCACCACCTCCAGCAGCCATCCATCTAAACTTGACAATCTCgcccctcttctctcttctcctacTCTGAACCCAACTCCAATCCCTAAACCCTAACTAATCATACCGTC encodes:
- the LOC9268476 gene encoding U-box domain-containing protein 39 codes for the protein MGAPRARRWKLLLPPFHSAKRKPPLPPPPPAPVAVAPAPGKEEEEEVMPEEFLCPISGAPMADPVILPPGRTYERACVDACAGLSLCPPGASAATAAAIPNDALRAAIRTWCARHGRAPPAPPSAAEAREAALLRAVPAAAARTTTVAAMVPARSSSNLSCSSRASAASTSSSGSSSEMATVEVPRAKEVAELRVAEAEEEMEKEKEVAVLRVAEAEEEKEVAVLRVAEAKEEEEEVVMVVAKVVEKGDEDQVEAAMAVLLRETRESEERRRALCVPRLLAALRRVLHSKRHTPKAHADAAAALANLTNEPENRIPIVRAGAVTALVEVLSLGTASPEACEHAAGALFGLALDEENRAAIGVLGAVQPLLDLFTSRDHAPRARRDAGMALYHLSLSAVNQSKLARAPAAAKNLLSIASDSTTAEPMPIRRLALMVICNLAKCAEGRAALMDTGAVATVSAILSDDTHRSELEELCVVALFGMSRGNPRFRGLARAAGADRPLILISERAPAGAHKEMARKALRVVLGLGDDSERDLPDFMNSARNVNGIAGSSVPVHRRRAASWAAAPPAQTPPNAHQWRSVCID